In one Nicotiana tomentosiformis chromosome 6, ASM39032v3, whole genome shotgun sequence genomic region, the following are encoded:
- the LOC104121286 gene encoding elongation factor Ts, mitochondrial, translating to MVFYRGVKRPIEIIYKSLNSSICCGRGYSTLTHRGNSSAESRGYLYKHADGPRTYAMSIRRYSAEISSMEQMNLIKRLRERTSAPIKEVKAALITSNWDIEAAQKDLRKRGIVLASKKSSRTAAEGLLALAQNEKKAAVIELNCETDFVARNEIFQYLALSLAKLALLLEGSQQTSAAIPLGLEHLEDLKMNLDHPKLSGEKSVQNAITEVAAMMGENVKLRRGFAMSTPSIGVISTYLHTSPQPGVGRIAGILSLEVEDQNVPQDALQRVGSEIAMHVVAAKPLFLTKEDVSSDALSNEREILKSQAESSGRPQIAIEKMVEGRMRKYFEEVALMEQKFVVNDTINVKTLISNLSKEVGSPVKIGSFLRMEVGEGLQRLEASNESEPLANAA from the exons ATGGTGTTTTATCGTGGTGTAAAACGCCCTATTGAGATCATATACAAGAGTTTAAATAGTTCTATATGTTGCGGACGTGGCTACTCTACTTTGACACATAGAGGAAATTCCAGTGCTGAGTCCAGAGGATATCTTTACAAACATGCGGATGGACCTAGAACATATGCAATGTCTATTAGGAGATATTCAGCCGAAATTTCCTCGATGGAGCAGATGAACTTAATAAAGCGGCTGAGAGAAAGAACAAGTGCTCCCATAAAAGAAGTCAAAGCTGCTCTTATTACTAGCAATTGGGATATTG AGGCTGCTCAGAAGGACCTTAGGAAAAGGGGGATTGTTCTTGCATCAAAGAAGTCATCTCGGACTGCTGCTGAAGGGTTGCTTGCCTTGGCGCAGAATGAAAAGAAGGCAGCTGTTATTGAACTTAACTGTGAAACCGACTTTGTTGCAAGGAATGAAATTTTTCAATACTTG GCCTTATCTTTGGCAAAGCTGGCATTGCTGCTTGAGGGCTCACAACAGACTTCTGCTGCTATTCCTCTTGGACTTGAACATCTGGAG GACTTGAAGATGAACCTTGACCATCCTAAACTGAGTGGAGAAAAAAGTGTGCAAAATGCAATAACTGAAGTAGCTGCAATGATGGGGGAGAATGTCAAACTAAGAAGGGGGTTTGCAATGTCCACTCCGTCGATTGGTGTGATATCAACGTATCTACATACAAGCCCTCAACCAG GTGTTGGACGTATTGCTGGGATTTTATCACTTGAAGTAGAAGATCAGAATGTACCACAAGATGCCCTTCAGCGTGTTGGATCAGAAATAGCAATGCATGTAGTTGCTGCAAAGCCACTGTTCTTAACGAAAGAAGATGTTTCTTCTGATGCACTAAGCAATGAACGCGAGATTCTCAAATCTCAG GCAGAGAGTTCGGGGAGGCCTCAGATTGCCATAGAAAAAATGGTTGAAGGCCGTATGCGCAAGTATTTTGAGGAAGTAGCTTTGATGGAGCAGAAATTTGTTGTGAATGACACAATAAATGTAAAG ACATTGATCAGCAATCTATCCAAGGAAGTCGGTTCACCAGTTAAAATAGGAAGCTTTCTAAGGATGGAAGTTGGCGAAGGACTTCAGAG GCTTGAAGCATCAAATGAAAGTGAACCTTTGGCTAATGCTGCTTAA
- the LOC104121287 gene encoding chlorophyll a-b binding protein 8, chloroplastic produces MATQALISSSSIASSAEAARQIVGGRPFQSPIKKASFVVRATATPPVKQGANRPLWFASKQSLSYLDGSLPGDYGFDPLGLSDPEGTGGFIEPKWLAYGEIINGRFAMLGAAGAIAPEILGKAGLIPAETALPWFQTGVIPPAGTYSYWADNYTLFVLEMALMGFAEHRRFQDWAKPGSMGKQYFLGLEKGLGGSGDPAYPGGPFFNPLGFGKDEKSLKDLKLKEVKNGRLAMLAILGYFIQGLVTGVGPYQNLLDHLADPVNNNILTSLKFH; encoded by the exons ATGGCAACACAGGCATTGATCTCTTCATCGTCCATTGCCTCCTCAGCAGAGGCTGCCAGACAAATTGTAGGAGGAAGACCATTCCAATCTCCAATCAAGAAGGCTTCCTTTGTTGTAAGGGCTACTGCCACTCCACCTGTTAAG CAAGGAGCAAATAGGCCTCTCTGGTTTGCCTCCAAGCAGAGCCTTTCATACTTGGATGGCAG CCTTCCTGGTGATTATGGATTTGATCCCTTGGGACTGTCAGACCCTGAAGGTACCGGAGGTTTCATCGAGCCAAAATGGCTAGCATATGGAGAAATCATCAATGGAAGATTTGCTATGTTAGGAGCAGCAGGAGCCATTGCGCCCGAGATTCTTGGAAAGGCTGGTCTCATCCCAGCAGAAACAGCTCTTCCATGGTTCCAGACCGGAGTGATTCCTCCAGCTGGAACATACAGCTACTGGGCTGACAATTACACCCTATTTGTACTGGAGATGGCACTCATGGGATTTGCTGAGCACAGAAGATTCCAGGACTGGGCCAAGCCAGGTTCTATGGGTAAACAATACTTTTTGGGGCTAGAGAAAGGCTTGGGAGGCTCTGGAGACCCGGCATACCCTGGCGGGCCTTTCTTTAACCCTCTCGGGTTTGGAAAAGATGAGAAGTCTTTAAAGGACTTGAAGCTCAAGGAGGTTAAGAATGGAAGATTGGCTATGTTGGCCATCTTGGGTTACTTCATTCAAGGTTTGGTTACTGGAGTTGGACCTTACCAAAACCTCCTTGACCATTTGGCTGATCCTGTAAACAACAACATCTTGACCAGCCTCAAGTTCCACTAA